A genomic window from Parvularcula sp. LCG005 includes:
- the scpB gene encoding SMC-Scp complex subunit ScpB produces MSDANAKADDLETAERFGPREAQDRLEEAFGGDPDGDESTVVAMNGDEDIPELDNPFAQEVSAHLAKRKIEAMLFASPKPLAESFLADRVGHADVPALLAQLVEEYDDRGVNLRMVDGRWQFVTAPDVVGVLVEQRTQNRKLSRAALETLAIIAYHQPCSRADIEDVRGVAVAKGSLDQLLELGWVKLRGRREAPGRPVLYGTTSSFLEHFGLAGLNDLPGMADLKAAGLLDARLPPGFSVPTPRSDDDDENAEADALAGHAEFAGDFHDDETSVGLDSDANDAVDDANDRDFD; encoded by the coding sequence ATGAGTGATGCCAACGCGAAGGCTGACGACCTTGAAACCGCCGAGCGGTTTGGTCCACGTGAAGCGCAGGATCGCCTGGAAGAAGCCTTTGGGGGTGACCCTGACGGCGATGAAAGTACAGTCGTAGCAATGAATGGCGACGAAGATATTCCCGAGCTCGATAACCCCTTCGCTCAGGAGGTTTCGGCGCATCTGGCCAAGCGCAAGATTGAAGCCATGCTCTTTGCATCGCCCAAGCCGCTAGCGGAATCCTTTTTGGCTGACCGTGTGGGCCATGCCGATGTACCGGCGCTGTTGGCGCAGCTTGTCGAGGAATACGACGATCGCGGCGTCAACCTGCGTATGGTCGATGGCCGCTGGCAGTTCGTCACGGCGCCGGATGTGGTGGGCGTACTGGTCGAGCAGCGGACCCAGAACCGCAAGCTCAGTCGGGCCGCTCTCGAAACCCTTGCCATCATTGCCTATCACCAGCCGTGCAGTCGTGCAGATATCGAGGATGTGCGCGGCGTCGCCGTGGCCAAAGGCTCCCTCGACCAGCTGCTGGAACTGGGTTGGGTGAAGCTGCGCGGCCGCCGTGAGGCACCAGGCCGACCTGTTCTCTACGGCACCACGTCGTCGTTTCTTGAACATTTCGGGCTCGCAGGACTAAATGATCTGCCGGGGATGGCGGACCTCAAGGCCGCTGGCCTGCTCGATGCGCGTCTGCCGCCGGGATTTTCCGTGCCGACGCCGCGATCAGATGATGACGACGAGAACGCCGAGGCCGATGCTCTTGCCGGTCATGCCGAATTTGCCGGTGATTTTCACGACGATGAAACATCCGTCGGGTTGGATAGCGACGCGAATGACGCGGTGGACGACGCTAACGATCGCGATTTCGACTGA
- a CDS encoding AI-2E family transporter yields MTDGNANSDLGNDTSSPNNSGPLGGLGKLLTIRHSWALVAVFLIVAVAAIIQARALLMPILFAFLLAITFAPIRRGLNKAKIPSSIAAAVIVLSLIGVLVLGIIGLSAPVRSYMENAPDLIAQVEQKLTSVSSTMESVSKVGKEMEKLTPTDSEEDVVVMKQPGPLAKFATGAPLLLGQIILTLALLYFILASGDMFYEKTVHAIPSFADKRRAVQIFRDIENKLSRYFLTITVINIGLGVVTGLALHLCGMPNAALFGAMAFVFNYVPYLGAVAGTAIVSMVGVLTYDTVSPAIGVGFLFWFLTAVEGQFVTPVAVGKSLKLNTVVVFLAVAFWGWAWSVIGMIIAMPTLIALRAFSEHVPKLRPLGTFLSARHAEMDDPPRTATEPEPAAQTASAV; encoded by the coding sequence ATGACGGACGGGAACGCCAATAGCGATCTGGGGAACGACACCTCTTCACCGAACAATTCTGGGCCGCTGGGCGGATTGGGCAAATTGCTGACCATTCGGCACAGCTGGGCACTCGTGGCCGTTTTTCTCATCGTCGCCGTCGCCGCGATCATTCAGGCGCGCGCGCTCCTGATGCCCATCCTGTTTGCTTTTCTGCTCGCCATTACTTTTGCCCCCATCCGCCGCGGCCTAAACAAGGCGAAAATCCCGTCGAGCATCGCCGCAGCGGTCATTGTACTTTCATTGATCGGCGTGCTGGTCCTCGGGATCATCGGCCTGTCTGCGCCTGTGCGCAGTTACATGGAGAATGCGCCGGACCTTATCGCCCAGGTCGAGCAGAAACTCACCTCGGTCTCCAGCACGATGGAGAGTGTCAGCAAGGTCGGCAAGGAAATGGAAAAGCTGACACCGACCGATAGCGAAGAAGATGTGGTTGTCATGAAGCAGCCGGGGCCCCTCGCCAAGTTCGCGACTGGCGCGCCGTTGCTCCTCGGGCAAATTATCCTGACCCTGGCCCTGCTTTATTTCATCCTCGCATCCGGCGACATGTTTTACGAAAAGACAGTGCACGCCATCCCCAGCTTCGCCGACAAGCGGCGCGCTGTGCAGATTTTCCGGGACATTGAGAACAAGCTCAGTCGATATTTTCTGACAATTACCGTCATCAATATCGGGCTCGGCGTGGTGACGGGCCTGGCCCTGCATCTGTGCGGCATGCCGAACGCCGCTCTTTTCGGGGCCATGGCATTTGTCTTCAACTATGTCCCCTACCTTGGCGCTGTGGCAGGCACAGCGATTGTCAGCATGGTGGGCGTCCTGACCTATGACACGGTTTCGCCAGCCATTGGCGTCGGTTTCCTGTTCTGGTTCCTCACCGCGGTGGAAGGCCAGTTCGTGACCCCCGTGGCTGTGGGGAAAAGCCTCAAGCTCAATACTGTTGTCGTGTTTCTCGCCGTCGCGTTCTGGGGTTGGGCCTGGTCCGTGATTGGCATGATCATCGCCATGCCGACACTGATCGCGCTCCGGGCCTTTTCCGAACACGTGCCAAAACTGCGGCCACTCGGCACATTCCTCTCAGCGCGCCATGCGGAGATGGATGACCCACCCCGCACCGCCACCGAGCCGGAGCCCGCTGCACAGACCGCGAGCGCGGTCTGA
- the tatC gene encoding twin-arginine translocase subunit TatC, giving the protein MSGTVPAPADDDPTVSDDEVEKSRAPLLSHLTELRQRLIICAAAVAIGFVLCMIFAPRLYNLLTIPFTHAVARHQEGMSAVLNYPPLALFFSYIKLAFAGSLVVAFPIMAWQLYAFVAPGLYKKERSAVLPFLMAIPFLFAIGFVFVHQFILPVVINFALSMEAPAEATGQATYNLFVRVDEYLSLVLTLMVGFGFAMQLPVIMTLLGRVGIINAEFLSKGRPYAVVIGFAIAAILTPPDPFSQFAMAAVMYVLYEVSIVMVRIFGMKPYVEEVEDDI; this is encoded by the coding sequence ATGAGTGGTACCGTACCGGCCCCCGCCGATGATGATCCGACCGTTTCCGATGACGAGGTTGAAAAGAGCCGAGCGCCGCTCCTCAGTCATCTGACGGAATTGCGGCAGCGTCTCATCATCTGCGCCGCCGCCGTTGCGATCGGTTTCGTGTTGTGCATGATCTTCGCGCCGCGGCTCTATAACCTTCTGACCATCCCCTTCACCCATGCCGTTGCGAGGCATCAGGAGGGGATGTCGGCCGTCCTCAACTACCCGCCACTGGCGCTCTTCTTTTCCTACATCAAGCTGGCTTTCGCCGGATCACTCGTGGTCGCTTTCCCGATCATGGCGTGGCAGCTTTACGCATTCGTGGCGCCGGGCCTGTACAAGAAAGAGCGCTCTGCCGTTCTGCCTTTCCTGATGGCGATCCCGTTTCTGTTCGCCATTGGCTTTGTTTTTGTTCACCAGTTCATTCTGCCGGTGGTCATCAACTTTGCCTTGTCCATGGAGGCACCAGCCGAGGCGACAGGGCAGGCGACCTACAATCTGTTCGTGCGCGTCGATGAATATCTCAGCCTCGTCCTGACGCTCATGGTCGGCTTTGGCTTTGCGATGCAGCTGCCTGTGATCATGACGCTTCTGGGGCGGGTTGGTATCATCAACGCGGAATTCCTGTCCAAGGGCCGGCCTTATGCCGTCGTGATCGGCTTTGCGATCGCTGCGATCCTCACGCCGCCTGATCCGTTCAGCCAGTTCGCCATGGCCGCAGTCATGTATGTTCTCTACGAAGTCTCGATCGTTATGGTCCGCATCTTCGGCATGAAGCCCTATGTCGAAGAGGTCGAAGACGATATCTGA
- the glyA gene encoding serine hydroxymethyltransferase yields MSQSALSSRSANSFFSESLSGTDADVADIVARELSRQQRQIELIASENIVSRAVLEAQGSVLTNKYAEGYPGRRYYGGCEVVDEVEKMAIDRACELFDCAEAVVQPHSGSQANQAVFMALLKPGDTFMGLDLAAGGHLTHGAKVNQSGKWFNAVHYGVDPETHIIDMDEVSRLADQHKPKLIIAGGSAYSRVIDFAAFRAIADRVGAYLMVDMAHFAGLVAGGHYPSPLPHAHAVTTTTHKTLRGPRGGMVLTNDADIAKKVRSALFPGLQGGPLMHVIAGKAVAFGEALRPDFKIYSKAIIDNAKAMAATLVDAGYAVVSGGTDTHLALIDLRPKGVKGNAAEEALERAGITCNKNGVPNDPEKPAITSGIRVGSPAATTRGFGVAEFQQTACLMAQVLDGLAEGKDTTSIEDAVRAEVETLTAKFPIYSDA; encoded by the coding sequence ATGAGCCAGTCTGCCTTGTCCTCCCGCTCCGCCAACTCCTTCTTTAGCGAAAGCCTGTCCGGCACTGACGCTGATGTCGCCGACATCGTCGCGCGTGAGCTCTCGCGTCAGCAGCGCCAGATCGAGCTGATCGCCTCGGAGAACATCGTGTCCCGCGCTGTGCTGGAAGCGCAGGGCTCGGTCCTCACCAATAAATACGCCGAGGGCTATCCGGGCCGCCGCTATTATGGTGGCTGCGAGGTCGTTGATGAGGTTGAGAAGATGGCGATCGACCGGGCCTGCGAGCTCTTTGATTGTGCCGAAGCGGTGGTTCAGCCCCATTCGGGCAGCCAGGCCAATCAGGCTGTCTTCATGGCGTTGCTGAAACCCGGCGATACCTTCATGGGCCTCGATCTGGCGGCCGGCGGGCACCTGACCCATGGCGCCAAGGTCAATCAGTCGGGCAAGTGGTTCAACGCTGTCCATTATGGTGTCGATCCCGAAACCCACATCATCGACATGGATGAGGTCTCCCGCCTGGCGGACCAGCACAAGCCAAAGCTCATTATCGCGGGCGGCTCTGCCTATTCACGTGTCATCGATTTTGCGGCGTTCCGTGCCATTGCCGATCGGGTCGGTGCTTATCTGATGGTCGACATGGCGCACTTTGCCGGTCTGGTTGCGGGCGGCCACTACCCAAGCCCGTTGCCGCACGCCCATGCCGTGACGACAACAACCCACAAGACACTGCGTGGCCCACGCGGAGGGATGGTCCTGACCAATGACGCCGATATTGCCAAGAAGGTGCGTTCGGCGCTCTTCCCGGGCCTGCAGGGCGGCCCCCTGATGCATGTCATCGCAGGCAAGGCCGTCGCCTTTGGTGAGGCGCTGCGCCCTGACTTCAAGATCTACTCCAAAGCCATCATCGACAACGCCAAGGCGATGGCGGCGACGTTGGTCGACGCCGGCTACGCTGTGGTCTCCGGCGGTACCGACACGCATCTGGCGCTGATCGATCTCCGTCCCAAAGGCGTGAAGGGCAATGCCGCGGAAGAAGCGCTCGAGCGCGCCGGCATCACCTGCAACAAGAACGGCGTGCCAAATGATCCCGAGAAGCCGGCGATCACATCGGGCATCCGCGTTGGCTCGCCAGCGGCCACGACCCGCGGCTTTGGCGTCGCTGAATTCCAGCAGACCGCCTGCCTGATGGCGCAGGTCCTTGATGGCCTGGCAGAGGGCAAGGACACGACCTCGATCGAAGATGCGGTGAGGGCTGAAGTCGAAACGCTGACGGCGAAGTTTCCGATTTATAGCGACGCCTGA
- the erpA gene encoding iron-sulfur cluster insertion protein ErpA, with amino-acid sequence MADGSDHPQITLTDSAARRIAKILKGEPDGSMLRIAILGGGCSGFQYDYKIVTSREDDDLVLEKDGATVLIDEMTQQYMPGAVIDYTEELIAAAFKIDNPLATANCGCGTSFSI; translated from the coding sequence ATGGCAGACGGAAGCGATCACCCTCAAATTACCCTGACGGATAGTGCCGCGCGACGGATCGCGAAGATCCTGAAGGGCGAGCCGGATGGGTCCATGTTGCGCATCGCTATTCTGGGCGGCGGCTGCTCCGGGTTTCAGTACGACTACAAGATCGTCACCAGCCGTGAGGACGATGACCTCGTCCTTGAAAAGGATGGCGCCACTGTCCTGATCGACGAGATGACCCAGCAATATATGCCGGGTGCCGTTATTGATTACACCGAAGAGCTGATTGCCGCGGCCTTCAAGATCGACAATCCGCTGGCAACAGCCAATTGCGGTTGCGGCACCAGCTTCTCCATCTGA
- a CDS encoding deoxyguanosinetriphosphate triphosphohydrolase, with the protein MPLPFPAPLAPYAERAENTRGRLHDEPESQTRTPFQRDRDRVIHSAAFRRLKHKTQVFVFHEGDHYRTRLTHSLEVSQIARTLCRRLQLDEDLGEVVALAHDLGHSPFGHTGEDVLEECMAPYGGFDHNAQTLRVLTKLERHRAAYDGLNLTWETLEGAVKHNGPLIGPLADELAKLKGRAGAPPLAAAIVEYGENHDLKLDGYPSIEAQVAALADDIAYNNHDTEDGLRAGLFDIDEARDVPLIGPALYEILAKYPDAPQSVQISEAVSILIGRMVEDVFAETKDRLATYKPTSADAVREAGVPMVAFSEKLAPSLTELRGFLWGRMYRHYKVNRARSHAKRVVRQLFDLFFNEPEVLPPVWFERQEGKSPEKRARAICDYIAGMTDGYAIEEHRKLFDATRWL; encoded by the coding sequence ATGCCGCTGCCATTTCCTGCCCCTCTGGCGCCTTATGCCGAGCGCGCGGAAAATACGCGGGGCCGTCTGCATGACGAGCCCGAGTCGCAGACACGTACGCCTTTTCAGCGGGATCGCGATCGCGTGATCCACTCCGCCGCGTTCCGTCGCCTGAAACACAAGACCCAAGTTTTTGTTTTTCACGAGGGTGACCATTATCGCACGCGCCTGACCCATTCCTTGGAAGTCAGCCAGATCGCCCGCACGCTGTGTCGCCGACTGCAGCTGGATGAGGATCTGGGCGAGGTCGTGGCGCTGGCCCATGATCTTGGGCATTCGCCTTTCGGCCATACGGGGGAGGATGTGCTCGAAGAGTGCATGGCCCCCTATGGCGGCTTTGATCATAATGCGCAGACCTTGCGGGTACTGACCAAACTTGAACGCCACCGGGCAGCCTATGATGGGCTGAACCTGACCTGGGAGACCCTCGAAGGCGCCGTCAAGCACAATGGCCCGCTGATCGGGCCGCTGGCTGACGAACTGGCAAAGCTCAAAGGCCGGGCAGGAGCGCCGCCGCTTGCCGCCGCGATTGTTGAATATGGCGAAAATCACGACCTGAAACTCGATGGCTATCCCTCGATTGAGGCCCAGGTGGCCGCACTCGCTGACGACATCGCCTATAATAATCACGATACCGAAGATGGCCTGCGGGCAGGGCTTTTTGATATTGATGAGGCTCGCGACGTACCGCTGATTGGCCCGGCTCTTTACGAGATCCTGGCCAAATATCCCGATGCGCCCCAGTCCGTGCAGATTTCCGAAGCTGTCAGCATCCTGATCGGCCGCATGGTAGAGGATGTATTCGCCGAGACCAAAGACCGCCTCGCGACCTACAAGCCGACGAGCGCCGATGCCGTGCGCGAGGCGGGTGTGCCCATGGTGGCGTTTTCAGAAAAGCTCGCGCCATCACTGACGGAATTGCGGGGTTTTCTGTGGGGGCGAATGTATCGACATTATAAGGTGAACCGGGCGCGCAGCCATGCCAAACGCGTCGTGCGGCAATTGTTCGACCTGTTCTTCAACGAGCCCGAGGTTCTGCCGCCGGTCTGGTTCGAGCGACAGGAAGGCAAGTCGCCTGAGAAGCGCGCCCGGGCGATCTGTGACTACATTGCCGGCATGACTGACGGTTATGCCATTGAGGAGCATCGGAAACTGTTCGACGCGACTCGGTGGTTGTGA
- the tatB gene encoding Sec-independent protein translocase protein TatB gives MAELLVIGMVALIIIGPKDLPRLMYRVGKIFRHIRGLADEFKSSFDQMAREAELEDMRKEIEALKAANPTKDIKSALDDVDRPASAKTASARPQPAASTTDTTAPEPEVTSPAAATPETSDRS, from the coding sequence ATGGCCGAACTTCTGGTCATCGGAATGGTTGCCCTGATCATCATCGGGCCCAAAGATCTGCCGCGCCTGATGTACCGGGTCGGCAAGATCTTCCGGCACATCCGTGGTCTGGCAGATGAATTCAAATCGAGCTTCGACCAGATGGCCCGCGAAGCCGAGCTTGAGGATATGCGCAAGGAGATCGAGGCGCTGAAAGCCGCGAACCCGACCAAGGATATTAAATCGGCCCTGGACGATGTTGATCGGCCAGCGTCTGCGAAAACAGCCAGCGCGCGACCGCAGCCGGCTGCTTCGACCACAGACACAACTGCACCCGAGCCGGAGGTGACATCGCCCGCTGCCGCCACGCCAGAGACCAGTGACCGTTCATGA
- a CDS encoding MucR family transcriptional regulator produces the protein MDNSEFAAENLSRSEALSLTTDIVSAFVANNSVPADQLQDLLQSTFATVLGLSGAGEAGPTNQKPAVAVKKSITDDYIICLEDGKKLKMLKRYLRTQYDMSPEDYRRKWNLPADYPMVAPNYAKRRSEFAKKIGLGTGGGRKTATKRTTRKRAA, from the coding sequence ATGGACAATAGCGAATTTGCAGCGGAAAATTTATCCAGAAGCGAAGCGTTGAGCTTGACGACTGACATTGTATCGGCATTCGTCGCGAATAATTCAGTCCCGGCCGACCAGCTGCAGGACCTGTTGCAATCGACGTTCGCAACCGTACTTGGCCTTTCGGGCGCCGGCGAAGCCGGTCCGACGAATCAGAAGCCAGCTGTCGCGGTCAAGAAATCCATCACCGACGATTACATTATCTGTCTTGAAGACGGCAAAAAGCTGAAGATGCTGAAGCGTTATCTTCGCACGCAGTACGACATGTCGCCAGAGGACTATCGTCGAAAATGGAATCTGCCTGCGGATTACCCAATGGTTGCACCGAACTACGCCAAGCGCCGTTCAGAGTTCGCCAAGAAGATCGGCCTCGGCACGGGCGGCGGTCGCAAGACGGCAACCAAACGCACGACTCGCAAACGCGCTGCGTAA
- a CDS encoding SPOR domain-containing protein — translation MATASTADENYDDIDDDGGLSGFWILVIFLIVLAAFAGIVYIAYQKGIQQRASNESALPTIAADPTPIREEVPLANVDSSRREVIDEMNDTTPSRVVADVDPQADPLEDFTSEPARSVTVPTTDDVRIAANASLPTTQPRTTPTQTPSSTTTAPQREAVTPTPKPRQPDPKPAASTTKPVTPAVGSGTHTVQVGAFGSRDEALGHYGSMMTKMGPLVGNYAPEVQNAVVNGKEYNRLWIGQFASYDAASAYCDQLKAKGQDCLVRKR, via the coding sequence ATGGCGACAGCATCGACAGCGGACGAGAATTACGACGATATTGACGACGATGGTGGCCTGTCAGGTTTCTGGATCCTGGTGATCTTCCTGATCGTGCTCGCGGCCTTTGCGGGTATTGTCTACATTGCCTATCAGAAGGGTATTCAGCAGCGTGCGTCCAATGAGAGCGCCCTGCCGACGATCGCTGCCGATCCGACGCCGATTCGCGAGGAAGTGCCGCTGGCCAACGTTGATTCGTCCCGGCGCGAAGTCATCGACGAAATGAACGACACAACACCGTCGCGTGTCGTGGCAGATGTCGATCCTCAGGCTGATCCGCTGGAAGACTTCACGTCTGAACCAGCGCGGTCCGTCACGGTACCGACCACCGACGATGTTCGTATTGCCGCCAATGCTTCACTGCCGACCACGCAACCACGGACGACGCCAACCCAGACGCCAAGCTCAACGACGACGGCGCCTCAGCGTGAGGCCGTGACGCCTACGCCCAAGCCGCGTCAGCCTGATCCCAAGCCGGCTGCGTCAACGACCAAACCAGTAACGCCAGCCGTCGGGTCGGGTACCCATACTGTTCAGGTCGGTGCCTTCGGCTCCCGCGATGAAGCACTTGGCCATTACGGCTCGATGATGACGAAGATGGGGCCCTTGGTCGGGAATTATGCGCCGGAAGTGCAGAATGCTGTCGTCAACGGCAAGGAATATAACCGCCTGTGGATTGGCCAGTTCGCCAGCTACGATGCGGCATCGGCCTATTGCGATCAGCTGAAAGCCAAGGGGCAGGACTGCCTCGTGCGGAAACGCTGA
- a CDS encoding exodeoxyribonuclease III produces the protein MKIASWNVNSINARLPRILDWFDAAKPDVCVLQEIKCVDEKFPVSDFEDRGYNVHVYGQKTYNGVALLSKHPVEDVIRGVPGFDDEFSRYIEATITPDDAQPVRVGGLYLPNGNPAPGPKYDYKLAWMEAFEAHARSLLNTEEAVVLTGDYNVIPEPEGVYDPRGWADDALFRLETRTAFRRILNLGYTDALWHTHQGQPFYTFWDYQAGAWNKNNGLRIDHFLMSPQAFDRLSSGGVDKDTRDPSIGNGDVKPSDHVPVWVEME, from the coding sequence ATGAAAATTGCCTCCTGGAACGTCAATTCCATTAATGCCCGCCTGCCCCGCATCCTTGACTGGTTCGATGCAGCCAAGCCCGATGTCTGTGTGCTGCAGGAAATCAAATGTGTGGACGAGAAGTTCCCTGTCAGCGATTTTGAGGATCGTGGCTATAATGTGCATGTCTACGGACAGAAAACCTATAACGGCGTCGCGCTTCTATCAAAGCATCCCGTAGAAGATGTCATCCGGGGCGTCCCGGGGTTCGATGACGAATTCAGCCGCTATATCGAGGCGACAATCACGCCTGACGATGCCCAGCCTGTCCGCGTCGGCGGGCTCTACCTGCCCAATGGCAACCCGGCCCCCGGGCCCAAATATGACTACAAGCTGGCATGGATGGAAGCGTTCGAGGCGCACGCGCGGTCACTGCTCAACACCGAAGAGGCTGTTGTTCTGACCGGCGACTACAACGTCATCCCTGAGCCCGAAGGCGTCTACGACCCGCGCGGCTGGGCCGATGACGCCCTCTTCCGGCTGGAGACCCGCACCGCGTTCCGCCGCATCCTCAATCTGGGGTATACGGACGCTCTGTGGCATACCCATCAGGGTCAGCCATTCTACACCTTCTGGGACTATCAGGCCGGCGCCTGGAACAAGAATAACGGCCTGCGCATCGACCACTTCCTGATGTCGCCCCAAGCCTTTGATCGCCTGTCGAGCGGAGGGGTCGACAAGGATACTCGCGATCCCTCCATCGGCAATGGCGACGTCAAACCGTCAGATCACGTGCCGGTCTGGGTTGAGATGGAATAA
- a CDS encoding ScpA family protein, with protein MVVDSVTDVEAEADPFDAPVRQEEVEEQDFIVRLDGYEGPLDMLLDMAQRQKVDLRHISVHALVNQYLEFIDEAKKRDLELAADYLVMAAWLTYLKSRLLLPVPKTDGEEPTADEMSARLAFQLQRLDAMRKASEELLARPQLGHDLFARPANDLSVQTSTEWTADLYDLLKAYSRQRVAAIEPVYHREAPKVFNLEAARDRLAKMLGDIPDWCLLTEIGADQNVDAPSRSVVASNFGAALEYAKAGKIELRQSAAFAPIYLRRHADTETPQ; from the coding sequence ATGGTTGTTGATTCGGTGACGGATGTTGAGGCGGAAGCCGACCCTTTTGACGCGCCGGTGCGTCAGGAAGAGGTCGAGGAGCAGGACTTTATTGTCCGGCTCGACGGCTATGAGGGCCCGCTCGACATGTTGCTGGACATGGCGCAGCGACAGAAGGTCGATCTGCGGCATATTTCTGTGCACGCCCTGGTCAATCAGTATCTGGAATTTATAGACGAAGCGAAGAAGCGCGACCTTGAACTGGCGGCTGACTATCTCGTCATGGCCGCTTGGCTGACATACCTCAAATCCCGACTTCTGCTGCCTGTTCCCAAGACGGACGGCGAGGAGCCGACCGCTGACGAGATGAGCGCCCGTCTGGCTTTCCAACTGCAGCGGCTCGATGCCATGCGGAAAGCGTCCGAGGAACTGCTTGCCCGTCCGCAGCTGGGACACGATCTGTTCGCGCGGCCCGCCAACGACCTGTCGGTCCAGACATCAACGGAGTGGACGGCCGACCTTTACGACCTGCTAAAGGCCTATTCTCGCCAGCGTGTCGCGGCGATCGAGCCTGTCTATCACCGCGAAGCGCCGAAAGTTTTCAATCTCGAGGCGGCGCGTGACCGCCTCGCCAAGATGTTGGGCGACATTCCGGACTGGTGCCTCTTGACCGAAATTGGTGCCGATCAGAACGTGGATGCGCCGAGCCGGTCGGTGGTCGCCAGTAATTTTGGGGCGGCGCTCGAATACGCCAAGGCCGGAAAAATCGAGTTGCGGCAGTCGGCGGCTTTTGCACCGATCTATTTGCGCCGCCATGCCGACACGGAGACACCGCAATGA
- the nagZ gene encoding beta-N-acetylhexosaminidase has protein sequence MVSAAIFGCAGQTLSADERAFFADTDPWGFILFRRNCETVEQTRALCDELRDTVGRHAPILIDHEGGRVSRLSPHIVPKRPAMGLFDLLAQRTDLETAARAARLGGEILARDVLSVGCNVNCVPMVDVRQPDAHDIIGDRALGMTPDQVAVLGRAVADGTLAGGCLPVLKHIPGHGRALSDSHLELPRVSVGREDLDEIDFAPFRALNDLALGMTAHIVYDAIDPDRPATLSPPVLEVIRKDLGFDGLLMTDDLSMKALTGSYRDRAAHSLEAGCDLILHCNGDMDEMRDTANGLSALTSEAERRSDRALKMLINPGVYDVAAAEQEFASLTNGASLS, from the coding sequence ATGGTCAGCGCAGCAATTTTCGGGTGCGCGGGGCAGACACTCTCCGCGGACGAGCGGGCGTTTTTCGCCGACACTGATCCCTGGGGCTTTATCCTGTTCCGCCGGAACTGCGAGACGGTGGAACAGACCCGCGCCCTGTGTGACGAGTTGCGCGACACCGTCGGGCGCCACGCCCCGATCCTGATCGATCACGAAGGCGGTCGCGTTTCGCGTCTCTCACCTCATATCGTGCCAAAGCGGCCCGCAATGGGTCTCTTCGATCTGTTGGCGCAGCGAACCGATCTTGAGACGGCGGCGCGCGCGGCGCGACTGGGCGGTGAAATCCTTGCGCGTGATGTGCTGTCTGTCGGCTGCAACGTGAATTGTGTGCCCATGGTGGATGTGCGCCAGCCAGACGCGCACGATATTATCGGTGACCGCGCGCTCGGTATGACGCCGGATCAGGTTGCGGTGCTGGGCCGGGCAGTGGCCGACGGCACACTGGCCGGGGGGTGCCTGCCGGTCCTGAAGCATATACCCGGGCATGGCAGGGCGCTGTCCGACAGCCATCTTGAACTGCCCCGCGTCAGCGTCGGTCGCGAGGACCTGGATGAGATCGACTTCGCGCCTTTCCGCGCCCTGAATGACCTCGCCTTGGGGATGACGGCGCACATCGTCTACGATGCCATTGACCCTGACCGTCCGGCGACCCTGTCGCCGCCGGTGCTGGAGGTCATTCGCAAGGACCTTGGTTTTGATGGTCTTCTGATGACGGATGATCTGTCGATGAAGGCCCTAACCGGCAGCTATCGTGATCGGGCCGCCCATTCGCTGGAAGCAGGGTGTGACCTGATCCTGCACTGCAATGGCGATATGGATGAGATGCGCGACACGGCCAACGGTCTTTCGGCGTTAACCTCTGAGGCCGAACGGCGGAGCGACCGCGCCCTCAAAATGTTGATAAACCCTGGGGTTTATGACGTGGCGGCGGCGGAGCAGGAGTTTGCTTCGTTAACGAATGGCGCTAGCCTTTCCTGA